The following coding sequences lie in one Heyndrickxia oleronia genomic window:
- a CDS encoding ABC transporter permease, translating into MKIPNNFEVKSPSFGVVNSVFIGRSLRHSLRNTESLIMAIALPIILMLLFTYVFGGAIDPSGEYVTYVVPGIILLCAGFGSSSTAVDVATDMTNGIIDRFRTMPISSIHVITGHVIASLVRNLVATGIVICVALLVGFQPSANLLEWLGAIGIITLFILTFTWLFAAIGLVATSPTAASSYGFALLFLPYLSSAFVPTDTMPSWLQGVAAHQPITPVIETIRGLLTQTPIHHYAWWAIGWCLLILIGSYIWCNWMFQRKTGRR; encoded by the coding sequence ATGAAAATACCGAATAATTTCGAAGTAAAATCCCCATCTTTTGGAGTGGTAAATTCTGTTTTTATCGGTCGTAGCCTGCGACATAGTTTGCGAAATACGGAAAGCTTAATCATGGCTATTGCACTACCAATCATACTAATGTTGTTATTTACTTATGTATTTGGTGGAGCAATCGATCCGAGTGGTGAATATGTAACCTATGTTGTGCCAGGAATTATTCTCCTATGTGCAGGCTTTGGATCATCAAGCACAGCGGTGGATGTCGCTACAGACATGACAAACGGTATCATTGATCGGTTTCGAACCATGCCTATCAGCAGTATCCATGTGATAACAGGTCATGTCATTGCTAGTTTAGTACGCAATCTTGTGGCGACGGGAATTGTTATTTGTGTCGCATTATTAGTTGGATTTCAACCTTCTGCGAATCTTCTTGAGTGGCTTGGTGCAATTGGGATCATCACATTGTTCATTCTCACCTTTACTTGGCTTTTTGCGGCTATTGGTTTGGTGGCTACCAGTCCGACTGCTGCTAGTAGTTATGGATTTGCCCTGCTTTTTCTACCCTATCTATCTAGTGCATTTGTCCCAACTGATACGATGCCAAGTTGGCTGCAAGGAGTTGCCGCTCACCAACCAATCACTCCAGTAATTGAAACGATTCGTGGGTTGCTCACCCAAACTCCAATACACCATTATGCATGGTGGGCAATAGGCTGGTGTCTATTGATCCTTATAGGCTCGTATATTTGGTGTAATTGGATGTTTCAAAGGAAGACAGGACGCCGCTAA
- a CDS encoding TetR/AcrR family transcriptional regulator: MDEKIYELLPQGVALSWGLVKQPQRGPKRELNVNQIVEAAIAIADEDGLTAVSMNRVATSLGFTPMSLYRYIPSKDDLLLLMQDAVCAIPLPPIKEEAGWRENIKEYFNACLKVFTDHPWFGDIPISGAPITPNNLQVVDWALGCIKELPLSDFEKMGVILLISNYARGCGLIQRDLNRALQSGATEGTFSGRDYSAALKQLVTSERFPHLHPIIMSGVYTEENPEANDVGDDFDFGLELILDGIDSYLLSKKGK; the protein is encoded by the coding sequence GTGGATGAGAAAATTTATGAACTATTACCTCAAGGGGTTGCACTTAGTTGGGGGTTAGTTAAGCAACCACAACGGGGTCCAAAACGGGAACTGAATGTAAACCAAATTGTAGAGGCAGCGATTGCCATCGCAGATGAAGATGGACTTACAGCAGTTTCTATGAATCGGGTGGCAACATCACTTGGATTCACTCCGATGTCGCTTTACAGATATATTCCTAGTAAGGATGACCTTTTATTACTCATGCAGGATGCTGTCTGCGCTATCCCCCTACCTCCTATAAAGGAAGAGGCAGGTTGGCGTGAAAATATTAAAGAATATTTCAATGCATGCTTAAAAGTATTTACGGATCACCCTTGGTTTGGAGACATCCCTATCTCTGGGGCCCCTATCACCCCAAATAATCTTCAAGTTGTTGATTGGGCATTAGGTTGCATTAAGGAATTACCTCTGAGTGATTTTGAAAAAATGGGAGTGATTCTATTAATCAGTAACTATGCACGCGGTTGTGGGTTAATTCAAAGGGATTTGAACCGTGCCTTACAATCTGGGGCAACTGAAGGAACATTTAGTGGTCGAGATTACAGTGCTGCACTTAAGCAGCTTGTTACATCTGAACGATTTCCTCATTTGCACCCGATCATCATGTCAGGTGTCTATACAGAGGAGAACCCGGAAGCAAATGATGTAGGGGATGACTTTGATTTTGGATTAGAACTAATATTAGATGGAATTGATAGCTATCTATTATCTAAAAAGGGGAAATAA
- a CDS encoding ArsR/SmtB family transcription factor, with protein sequence MSRAAQKYDVFQAIADPTRREVLRLLSEKELPISEITSHFPMSRTAVAKHLHILSEAELVSGRKVGREKRYRLVPETLTELKDWLAYYEQFWSNKLTRLKYIVESTVESEIDNTPD encoded by the coding sequence GTGTCTAGGGCAGCCCAAAAGTATGATGTATTTCAAGCAATCGCTGATCCCACTCGTAGAGAAGTACTTCGGTTGTTATCGGAAAAGGAGCTGCCGATCTCTGAAATTACTTCCCACTTTCCTATGAGCCGTACAGCTGTTGCAAAGCATCTACATATACTTTCCGAAGCGGAATTAGTCAGTGGAAGAAAAGTCGGAAGAGAGAAAAGGTACCGACTTGTACCGGAAACATTAACAGAATTGAAGGATTGGCTTGCTTATTATGAACAATTCTGGAGTAATAAATTGACCAGACTTAAATATATTGTTGAGTCAACTGTGGAATCGGAAATAGACAATACTCCAGATTGA
- a CDS encoding metallophosphoesterase: MLDVRRVDIDKTKRSIVISDIHANLELFKKLLDKLNYTNDDYLFINGDLCEKGDNSLDVIEFVRNLSRETKHVYVTKGNCDVLHRSVYNGSEWIIPYMNTRKKSVLNEMLSIKGRSLDDFPSLEELSQFYRQHFHNEIEWIESLPIAYETDDYIIVHAGIDRIEDWKKTEESMALSIPAFYEKEHNAEKMVIVGHWPVVNYRSDEICSHNPIIDFHKRIISIDGGNQIKDDGQLNALVIEKDTYTFIYVDELKEEKVIQRDYTDSLNRKGTVTYPNYEMKIIKKEPYFTLCENSNLGLQQWIKNEYLSYKEDQVYCKDDLSTTFLSVKLGEKVWIVDKECDGFVLVKNRDGEVGWIPFECLGS; encoded by the coding sequence ATGCTTGATGTTAGACGAGTGGATATAGATAAAACCAAACGTTCTATTGTTATATCAGATATACATGCAAATCTTGAGCTTTTTAAAAAATTGCTAGACAAGTTAAATTATACAAATGATGATTATCTTTTTATTAATGGTGATCTTTGTGAAAAAGGAGATAATAGTCTTGATGTGATTGAATTTGTAAGGAATTTATCTAGGGAGACTAAACATGTATATGTAACAAAAGGGAATTGTGATGTACTCCATCGTTCCGTTTATAATGGAAGTGAATGGATTATCCCTTATATGAACACACGGAAAAAATCCGTGTTAAATGAAATGTTATCTATTAAAGGGAGATCACTAGATGATTTTCCTTCTTTAGAGGAATTGTCGCAATTTTATCGCCAGCATTTTCATAATGAAATTGAATGGATTGAATCCCTTCCGATTGCTTATGAAACAGATGATTATATTATTGTTCATGCAGGAATTGATAGAATAGAAGATTGGAAGAAAACCGAAGAGTCAATGGCTTTATCTATACCAGCTTTTTATGAAAAAGAGCATAATGCTGAAAAAATGGTCATTGTCGGACATTGGCCCGTTGTAAATTACCGGTCAGATGAAATTTGCTCACATAACCCCATCATTGATTTTCATAAAAGGATTATTTCAATAGATGGTGGAAACCAAATTAAAGACGATGGCCAATTAAACGCTTTAGTTATAGAAAAGGATACATACACATTTATATATGTGGATGAACTAAAGGAAGAAAAGGTGATTCAAAGAGATTATACAGACTCTTTGAATCGAAAAGGTACGGTGACCTATCCAAATTATGAAATGAAAATAATAAAAAAGGAACCATATTTTACTCTATGTGAGAATAGTAATTTAGGTCTTCAACAATGGATAAAAAATGAATATTTATCTTATAAAGAAGATCAAGTTTATTGCAAAGATGATTTAAGTACAACCTTTTTATCTGTTAAGCTGGGAGAGAAGGTATGGATTGTTGATAAGGAATGTGATGGCTTTGTTCTTGTAAAGAATAGAGACGGGGAGGTAGGTTGGATCCCTTTCGAATGTTTGGGAAGCTAG
- a CDS encoding TetR/AcrR family transcriptional regulator has translation MSLKAIKKRQLILNTAIQYILENDLNSLTLDGIAQKASISKGGLLYHFKNKNELQLAVAEEIINEFLEAYETIVEHEKGAGKHIRAFILASQRDLHAGARFNVAIQIMQNSNTNITQMYECLMNDLLRENDIDASTVQLIRLTIDGLYYSRLLNILPVSDRVTDEVIEKLLQMTRKEEH, from the coding sequence ATGTCATTAAAAGCTATAAAAAAACGACAATTAATCCTAAATACAGCGATTCAATATATACTGGAAAATGATTTGAACTCACTGACACTAGATGGGATTGCTCAAAAAGCTTCAATTAGTAAAGGTGGGCTATTATATCATTTTAAAAACAAAAACGAATTACAACTCGCAGTGGCGGAGGAAATTATAAATGAGTTCCTAGAAGCATATGAAACCATAGTAGAACACGAAAAAGGGGCTGGGAAACATATTAGAGCGTTTATCCTCGCCTCACAGCGTGACTTACATGCTGGAGCACGTTTCAATGTTGCGATCCAAATTATGCAAAATAGCAATACGAACATTACGCAAATGTATGAATGTTTAATGAATGATTTGCTTCGGGAGAACGATATCGATGCATCGACCGTTCAACTGATCCGTTTAACTATTGATGGATTGTATTATTCACGGCTGTTAAATATTTTACCAGTTTCAGATCGTGTGACAGATGAGGTAATAGAAAAATTATTACAAATGACTAGAAAGGAAGAACACTAA
- a CDS encoding TetR/AcrR family transcriptional regulator, giving the protein MPKIVDHEQRRTQIAEATWRVILDNGMEGATVRNIAKEAGLSLGALRHYFSTQNELLIYAMNLVKERVTERVNKIVMSDLPPKEKVVSILMEIVPVNTETKAEMEVWLTFTFYSKSKVDIFDHVNDGIFQGIQKLMTLLEMNQLLKKNVNKDIEVERLYAIVDGLAFHAMQEPQRVTKEWIHSVFTYHLDSICIDDE; this is encoded by the coding sequence ATGCCAAAAATAGTCGATCATGAACAAAGAAGAACACAAATAGCAGAAGCAACATGGAGGGTGATCCTCGATAACGGTATGGAGGGAGCGACAGTAAGAAACATTGCAAAGGAAGCAGGATTATCATTAGGTGCATTACGTCATTACTTTTCAACCCAAAATGAACTGCTTATTTATGCGATGAATCTTGTTAAGGAACGAGTAACAGAAAGAGTTAATAAAATAGTTATGAGTGATTTACCTCCTAAAGAAAAAGTAGTGAGTATACTAATGGAAATTGTCCCGGTTAATACGGAGACAAAGGCAGAAATGGAGGTTTGGCTGACATTTACTTTTTATTCAAAAAGTAAAGTGGACATATTTGACCATGTGAATGACGGAATCTTTCAAGGTATTCAAAAATTAATGACCCTTTTAGAAATGAATCAATTACTTAAAAAGAATGTCAATAAAGATATAGAAGTAGAGCGTTTATATGCAATTGTTGATGGATTGGCATTCCATGCTATGCAAGAACCACAGCGGGTGACGAAGGAATGGATTCATAGTGTATTTACTTATCATTTGGATTCAATTTGTATAGATGATGAATGA
- a CDS encoding ATP-binding cassette domain-containing protein has protein sequence MTTVAIEIAGLRKSFGNHEVLSGIDLKVSSGSIFALLGPNGAGKTTLINILSTLVFPGEGSVRVGGYDVVTEKAGVKRSISLTGQFSAVDEILTAEENLRMMGRLSGLSPAQSRTRATELLEYFDLVEAAHKKVKTFSGGMRRRLDLAISLVVRRSILFLDEPTTGLDTHSRRALWDIILKLAASGMTIFLTTQYLEEADQLADEIAIIAKGRIVAQGSADELKSRIGGEVVEFRNGNDEVIQEFPTDGSIQELKSVLDEYMGHFPENTRINIRKPSMDDVFIDLTMTKQEGSLS, from the coding sequence TTGACTACTGTTGCGATTGAAATCGCTGGTTTACGAAAAAGTTTCGGTAATCATGAAGTGTTAAGTGGGATTGATTTAAAGGTTTCATCGGGGAGCATTTTCGCCTTGCTCGGTCCTAATGGTGCTGGAAAAACAACATTGATTAATATTTTATCAACTTTAGTTTTTCCGGGTGAAGGTTCAGTACGTGTAGGAGGATATGATGTTGTGACTGAAAAGGCTGGGGTGAAGCGATCCATTAGTCTTACAGGTCAATTTTCAGCAGTTGATGAAATATTAACTGCGGAAGAAAACCTTCGAATGATGGGGAGACTATCTGGGCTCTCTCCTGCCCAATCACGTACCCGTGCGACAGAACTTTTGGAGTATTTTGATCTAGTTGAGGCTGCACATAAGAAAGTAAAGACCTTCTCAGGTGGTATGCGTCGTCGATTAGATCTAGCCATTAGTTTAGTCGTGAGGCGATCCATCCTATTCTTAGATGAACCTACAACCGGGCTTGATACTCATAGTAGAAGAGCATTATGGGATATTATTTTAAAACTTGCGGCTAGTGGAATGACCATTTTCCTAACAACACAATATTTGGAAGAAGCAGATCAGTTAGCTGATGAAATTGCCATCATTGCTAAAGGGCGTATCGTAGCTCAAGGATCTGCAGATGAGTTAAAATCAAGGATTGGTGGAGAAGTGGTTGAGTTTCGGAATGGGAATGATGAAGTTATTCAAGAGTTCCCAACGGATGGAAGTATCCAAGAATTGAAATCTGTACTTGATGAATATATGGGACATTTTCCTGAAAATACCCGAATTAATATACGAAAGCCAAGTATGGATGATGTTTTTATTGATTTAACTATGACAAAACAGGAGGGATCATTATCATGA
- a CDS encoding GNAT family N-acetyltransferase yields MLEIIELNHEILQGTGSYCLRSKPKSQGYINKNKWLNDQFEEGLKYVKLLENGKQVGFIEYTASESSSRVVYAENYLVIHCLWVSVTGKGYGTKLIDKCLEDARNMGKHGVVVLTNSETSWTPSKEIFLKNNFLMIDQAPYNFELLVHKFHEAPDPYFPTDWDERVERFEQLTIIRSFQCPYVDIATSNFLEAASQLGIQANIIEINNRDELMRLSPTPYGIFSAVFKGELITFHRLTVHSVRKKLKLLIDKHLVSNQRG; encoded by the coding sequence CTGTTGGAAATCATCGAGCTAAATCATGAAATTCTTCAAGGGACAGGAAGTTACTGTTTACGAAGTAAACCGAAATCCCAAGGATATATAAACAAAAATAAATGGTTGAATGATCAATTCGAAGAAGGATTGAAATATGTAAAGCTATTGGAGAATGGAAAGCAGGTAGGCTTTATTGAATATACAGCCTCTGAGTCATCTTCTCGAGTGGTTTATGCCGAAAACTATTTAGTCATTCATTGCTTATGGGTAAGTGTAACAGGTAAGGGGTATGGAACGAAACTTATAGATAAATGTCTAGAGGATGCGAGAAATATGGGGAAACATGGGGTGGTGGTCTTAACCAATTCCGAGACTTCATGGACACCAAGTAAGGAGATTTTTCTTAAAAATAACTTTTTAATGATTGACCAAGCTCCATATAATTTTGAATTGCTTGTACATAAATTTCACGAAGCTCCAGATCCCTATTTTCCTACTGATTGGGACGAGCGAGTAGAAAGGTTTGAACAATTAACCATCATACGGTCTTTTCAATGTCCATATGTAGATATTGCTACGAGTAATTTCTTAGAGGCGGCAAGTCAATTAGGGATTCAAGCCAATATCATTGAAATTAATAATCGAGATGAGCTCATGCGGTTATCACCTACCCCATATGGGATATTTTCAGCCGTATTTAAAGGAGAATTAATCACCTTTCATCGGCTAACTGTTCATTCGGTAAGAAAAAAACTGAAATTGCTTATAGACAAGCATTTAGTGAGTAATCAGCGGGGATAA
- a CDS encoding DEAD/DEAH box helicase gives MNLKLNPKIIKDMCGTVSFKRGEGFFRTNKITFERFNSNEFIAKVAGVDDFLVTIVKDADGEIRTQCSCPKLASFQKECQHIAAVLLSIYEYQRQGKTPFQSIQPMDSENQGLTEGILTLFDDVPKRSSGHQLYFENRQVIDADFICKPVLIGDGKYIFGIQLKIGLIKIQDIRNFLMRVKEGMSIFLSDTFTYDPSIHCFRKETDLVIQQLIQVIQDEKTFQKSIMDSINESLDNDLLLIPPSSWGTLIPLLKNLPYVHLHHQGKIFKGLQVSLEPLPIRYDFAENDRSGYSLKIQGLKRIMVFELYGYALYDGILVRLESEDCHRLLYLKQLLDSSRTNQITIPLEQKEIFLNKVVPGLKRIGNVNISPSISRQLVQIPLVAKLYLDRVKNRLLAGLEFHYENMVINPLENRELPSGAMIMRDIEKENEILQLMEESSFAKTDGGYFLHNEELEYDFLYYMIPKLEKIVQIYATTAVRNRIFKGNTPPKIRIKMKKERKNWLEFKFEMDGIPEKHIRDILLALEEKRKYYRLRNGSLLSLETREFEEIQRFLRALPIQNEDMEGSFDVPIVQGLRALDSVEEGPSFELEDTFRQFLETIQSPGSMEFEVPKELQSVLRDYQVQGYQWMKTLASYGFGGILADDMGLGKTLQSISFIQSELSDIRQKQHPALIICPSSLTYNWLSEIMTFTPQIQAIVIDGNKKERLHLQKELTGIDVLITSYPLLRRDIKWFEKQQFHTVFFDEAQAFKNPFTQTARAVKKIMADYRFALTGTPVENSLEELWSIFHVVFPDLFQGLKEYNNLSRKVIAKRIRPFLLRRLKEDVLSELPGKVESMESIELLPEQKKLYAAYLAKLRHDTLKHLDRDTIRKNRIKILAGLTRLRQICCHPALFVDGYKGTSSKFEQLKQIIKESMLSRRRVLIFSQFTKMLHLIGSELVAQGLPYFYLDGKTPSEERVELCRRFNSGERDIFLISLKAGGTGLNLAGADTVILYDLWWNPAVEEQAADRAHRMGQTNEVQVIKMISRGTIEEKMNELQTEKRHLIEEIINPNKNSSFTLTENDIREILMI, from the coding sequence ATGAATTTAAAATTAAATCCAAAAATCATTAAAGATATGTGCGGGACAGTCTCCTTCAAAAGAGGAGAAGGTTTTTTTCGGACGAATAAAATAACATTTGAAAGATTCAATTCAAATGAATTTATAGCTAAAGTAGCTGGTGTGGATGATTTCCTTGTGACAATCGTAAAAGATGCAGATGGAGAAATTCGGACACAATGCAGTTGTCCCAAATTAGCTTCTTTTCAAAAGGAGTGTCAGCATATTGCCGCAGTCTTGCTATCTATATACGAATATCAGCGCCAAGGAAAAACCCCATTTCAAAGTATCCAACCAATGGATTCAGAAAATCAGGGGCTAACTGAAGGTATATTGACACTATTTGATGATGTTCCAAAGCGTTCAAGTGGACATCAATTATATTTTGAAAATAGACAGGTAATTGATGCCGATTTTATATGTAAACCTGTACTTATAGGGGATGGGAAATATATTTTTGGGATACAGTTAAAGATTGGATTAATAAAGATACAAGATATTCGCAACTTTTTAATGCGTGTGAAAGAAGGAATGTCAATTTTTCTTTCAGATACCTTTACTTATGATCCAAGTATTCACTGTTTTCGAAAGGAAACGGATCTTGTCATTCAGCAGCTGATCCAAGTGATTCAAGATGAAAAGACGTTTCAGAAGAGCATAATGGACTCTATTAATGAGAGCTTAGACAATGATCTATTATTGATTCCTCCTTCTTCATGGGGAACACTTATTCCTTTATTGAAAAATCTCCCGTACGTACATTTGCATCATCAGGGAAAGATTTTTAAAGGATTACAAGTATCACTGGAACCCCTTCCAATCCGATATGATTTTGCCGAAAACGATAGAAGTGGATATAGTTTGAAAATTCAAGGCTTGAAGCGGATTATGGTGTTCGAGTTGTATGGGTATGCTTTATATGATGGAATATTGGTTCGGTTAGAAAGTGAAGATTGTCATCGTCTATTGTATTTAAAGCAATTATTAGATTCATCAAGAACAAATCAAATTACGATTCCTCTAGAGCAAAAAGAGATATTCCTTAATAAAGTGGTTCCTGGATTGAAACGGATAGGTAATGTAAACATTTCTCCCTCCATTTCAAGACAGCTGGTTCAGATTCCCTTGGTGGCCAAGCTATATTTGGATCGCGTAAAAAACCGCTTGCTTGCAGGGCTGGAATTTCACTATGAAAATATGGTGATCAATCCATTAGAAAATCGTGAACTTCCTTCAGGAGCAATGATCATGAGGGATATTGAGAAAGAAAATGAAATTCTCCAATTGATGGAGGAGAGTTCATTCGCTAAAACAGATGGTGGATATTTTTTGCATAATGAAGAGTTGGAATACGATTTCCTATATTATATGATTCCGAAGCTTGAAAAGATTGTTCAAATCTACGCAACGACAGCAGTGAGAAATCGGATATTTAAAGGAAATACTCCTCCGAAAATCAGGATAAAGATGAAAAAGGAACGGAAGAATTGGCTGGAATTTAAATTCGAAATGGATGGGATTCCTGAAAAACATATTCGTGACATTTTATTAGCGCTGGAGGAGAAAAGGAAATACTATCGTTTGCGAAATGGATCATTATTATCTTTGGAGACAAGGGAATTTGAAGAAATTCAACGGTTTTTACGGGCGCTTCCAATTCAGAATGAGGATATGGAAGGTAGCTTCGATGTACCCATTGTGCAGGGCCTTCGTGCTCTTGATTCTGTAGAGGAGGGTCCTTCTTTTGAATTAGAAGACACATTCCGTCAATTCCTAGAAACAATCCAGAGCCCTGGTAGTATGGAATTTGAGGTACCAAAGGAACTACAATCAGTACTAAGGGATTACCAGGTACAGGGCTATCAATGGATGAAAACCCTTGCTAGTTACGGCTTCGGAGGAATTCTAGCAGATGATATGGGATTAGGAAAGACATTGCAAAGCATTAGTTTTATTCAATCGGAACTATCGGATATTAGACAGAAGCAGCATCCGGCTCTCATTATATGTCCATCATCTTTGACCTATAACTGGCTGAGTGAAATAATGACATTTACTCCGCAGATACAGGCGATTGTTATTGATGGTAATAAAAAAGAACGGCTTCATTTACAAAAGGAACTAACTGGAATAGATGTGTTGATAACCTCCTATCCATTGCTACGAAGGGATATTAAATGGTTTGAGAAACAACAGTTTCATACGGTGTTTTTTGATGAAGCTCAAGCATTTAAAAATCCTTTTACCCAAACTGCTCGTGCGGTAAAAAAGATAATGGCAGATTATCGCTTTGCTCTTACAGGAACGCCTGTAGAGAATTCACTAGAGGAGCTGTGGTCCATTTTTCATGTGGTATTTCCTGACTTATTTCAAGGATTAAAGGAATACAACAACTTATCAAGAAAAGTCATAGCTAAAAGGATTCGTCCATTTTTACTTCGCCGATTAAAAGAGGATGTTTTATCAGAGCTTCCAGGGAAGGTTGAGTCAATGGAATCCATCGAGTTACTTCCGGAGCAGAAGAAGCTGTATGCTGCCTATTTAGCAAAGCTAAGGCATGACACGTTAAAACATTTAGATAGAGATACAATAAGGAAAAATCGAATTAAAATCCTTGCCGGCCTCACACGATTACGACAAATCTGCTGCCATCCAGCTCTGTTTGTTGATGGCTATAAAGGAACCTCATCAAAATTTGAGCAACTAAAGCAAATTATTAAAGAATCTATGCTTTCTAGAAGAAGAGTGTTGATCTTTTCTCAGTTTACAAAGATGCTTCATCTGATTGGAAGTGAGCTCGTTGCACAGGGATTACCATATTTTTATCTTGATGGAAAAACTCCTTCAGAGGAGCGGGTAGAATTGTGCCGTCGATTTAACTCAGGTGAGCGAGATATATTTCTTATTTCCTTAAAGGCAGGAGGTACGGGTCTTAATTTAGCTGGAGCTGATACGGTCATTTTATATGATCTATGGTGGAATCCTGCCGTTGAAGAGCAAGCCGCTGATCGGGCACATCGTATGGGACAGACAAATGAAGTACAGGTTATTAAAATGATTTCGCGTGGAACAATTGAAGAAAAAATGAACGAGCTTCAAACAGAAAAGCGCCATTTAATTGAGGAAATTATTAATCCTAATAAAAATTCCTCTTTTACACTTACAGAAAATGATATAAGAGAAATATTGATGATATAA
- a CDS encoding SRPBCC family protein, with protein METIHQNNVPDIKQTVIIQSPIQKVWETVTTSEGIASWFMPNDFELQLGHEFHVQSPFGPSPCKVLEIDAPNRLTFSWDTDGWFVTFILKDLGDKTEFTLIHGGWKEADAIVPKAGEKASIIRENMNQGWAGIVNKLRKLIEG; from the coding sequence ATGGAAACAATTCATCAAAATAATGTACCAGATATTAAGCAAACAGTTATTATACAATCTCCAATCCAAAAAGTTTGGGAGACTGTCACAACATCTGAAGGAATCGCATCATGGTTTATGCCAAATGATTTTGAACTCCAATTAGGACATGAATTTCATGTGCAATCGCCTTTCGGTCCATCCCCTTGCAAAGTGCTAGAAATTGATGCTCCCAATCGCTTAACCTTTTCATGGGATACAGATGGTTGGTTCGTTACCTTCATTTTAAAAGATTTAGGTGATAAAACAGAATTTACTCTCATACATGGTGGTTGGAAAGAGGCAGATGCGATTGTGCCAAAAGCGGGTGAAAAAGCATCCATTATTCGTGAAAACATGAATCAAGGTTGGGCAGGTATTGTTAATAAACTGCGAAAGCTGATTGAAGGCTAG
- a CDS encoding sigma-70 family RNA polymerase sigma factor yields MIDKKNELYEPSRELHQKFNTLIEDIGEGLWKYCRYLTGSPWDGEDLYQETMLKALGGLYQRWHPTNLKSYLYRIATNTWIDQCRKRKKEIGRLTELDGGIVEEISDHFDIEEALEHLFYLFTPRQTAVFLLMEVFQFTADEVAGIVKTTPGAIYATTRRVRDKLKRTELAPLKAHENSKKNHKIIQAYLKAFNQGDVEGILRLISDHAQYEASLGFLEVTKEEIRNGSLQYGLPLYKAQEFTLWGKQVIIVLADSEGGPLIHDIQYQEIENDQIVYHRSYFFRKELIFAASKELGIPPQLDKHPFLNWLH; encoded by the coding sequence ATGATAGATAAAAAGAATGAGCTCTATGAGCCATCTCGAGAGCTTCATCAAAAATTTAATACTCTTATTGAAGATATAGGAGAAGGATTATGGAAGTACTGCCGCTACTTAACTGGATCGCCTTGGGATGGCGAAGATCTCTATCAAGAGACCATGTTAAAGGCATTAGGTGGTTTATATCAACGGTGGCACCCAACCAATCTCAAATCCTATCTTTATCGAATCGCGACGAACACTTGGATCGATCAATGCCGTAAAAGGAAAAAAGAGATTGGGCGCTTAACTGAACTAGATGGTGGGATAGTAGAAGAGATTTCAGATCACTTTGACATCGAAGAAGCATTGGAACATCTCTTCTATCTTTTTACACCTAGACAGACAGCGGTATTTTTACTGATGGAAGTTTTCCAATTTACAGCTGATGAAGTTGCAGGTATTGTGAAAACAACACCTGGAGCGATTTATGCAACAACACGAAGAGTCCGAGATAAATTAAAAAGAACTGAATTGGCACCCCTAAAAGCTCACGAAAACTCAAAGAAAAATCATAAAATTATTCAGGCCTACTTAAAAGCATTTAATCAAGGAGATGTAGAAGGAATACTAAGGCTAATAAGTGATCATGCACAATATGAGGCTTCTCTAGGATTCTTAGAAGTAACAAAAGAAGAAATTCGAAATGGCTCCCTACAATATGGTCTACCACTCTATAAAGCCCAAGAATTTACTTTGTGGGGGAAGCAAGTCATTATTGTATTGGCAGATTCTGAAGGTGGTCCTCTCATTCACGATATTCAATATCAAGAAATAGAGAATGATCAAATTGTGTACCACCGAAGTTATTTTTTTAGAAAGGAATTGATCTTTGCTGCATCAAAAGAGTTAGGCATCCCACCTCAATTAGACAAACATCCATTCTTGAATTGGCTTCACTAG